From a single Toxoplasma gondii ME49 chromosome II, whole genome shotgun sequence genomic region:
- a CDS encoding hypothetical protein (encoded by transcript TGME49_297450~Predicted trans-membrane domain (TMHMM2.0):72-95), with translation MFSTLWEFTAGGSRNSIANKCKSEEHLTQLHRQLMEHLNFLCLRGGTERTHMFFLSSVKGVYRPTNVPQREKPVWLTAFAATCTFICFFVWHLCFPSPQRVFRGCRIRRRLRHTMEGVRSLTGGTVEAMQEVDISELSFLDSFQSDDCSDLFTLSLPMSSFYFLHDVAFPVHPIVSPCSTEHPFPQRISQVSRRKKLPLSREGLPEGCPSVEGKAFSSVPSVPPPSCLSPATEPRLPTPSPSIPPPIKKGLEPNGPASVKAPPSPPEGHAEGEGDRAEEGRRRAETTGEKEERRSRNDVSEKRDSGTTSSLQLLVAPPTRKAYSSVGSPGDGAAVTLKKMEIKPHAPSVSSKLQALRGENSLGSSPSRIDARLRFRSEPIVEDQGGSQKVSESNVLDGTSTFTDHRCLSPLTREKRDNFARFGHEHQRDKKPFQAREAGVAGMESLLDRLRTVQEIRPHAAEAAASLAISGEVEIGKRVSFRRSGREGDINALELMSTHKTSSHNIAQSPLNCDRQDDRNIRDIREQLAAVRDQLQRLPKTRKAQNAVARWKLVQELQTLEEQEKLLMERSLSGGVR, from the exons ATGTTCTCCACACTCTGGGAATTCACTGCGGGCGGCTCAAGAAATTCGATTGCCAACAAGTGCAAGAGCGAAGAACACCTGACACAATTGCACAGACAACTGATGGAGCATCTGAacttcctttgtctccgtgGTGGGACAGAACGAACCCATATGTTTTTTTTATCTTCAGTGAAAGGCGTTTACAGACCCACAAATGTGCCTCAGCGCGAAAAACCCGTGTGGCTTACCGCTTTCGCTGCCACATGTACATTCATTTGTTTCTTTGTTTGGCATttgtgttttccttctcctcagAGGGTCTTCCGGGGCTGCCGGATCCGTAGGCGCCTCCGTCATACGATGGAGGGAGTGCGTAGCTTGACCGGCGGCACAGTTGAAGCGATGCAAGAAGTGGATATCTCTGAACTCAGTTTCCTGGACTCCTTCCAGTCTGATGATTGCTCTGACCTCTTCACCTTGTCTCTGCCTATGTCATCCTTCTACTTTCTCCACGATGTGGCTTTTCCCGTGCACCCTATCGTCTCCCCGTGCTCCACAGAGCATCCATTTCCTCAGCGAATTTCGCAGGTCTCCCGTCGGAAAAAACTACCCCTGTCTAGGGAAGGCCTTCCTGAAGGATGCCCGTCTGTGGAAGGCAAAGCATTTTCCTCTGTGCCCTCTGTTCCACCTCCATCGTGCTTGTCACCGGCAACAGAACCCCGTCTGCCGACGCCATCTCCATCCATCCCTCCCCCCATCAAGAAAGGCTTGGAGCCCAATGGGCCTGCAAGTGTCAAGGCGCCGCCCTCCCCTCCAGAAGGCCAcgccgaaggcgaaggcgaccgggcggaagaagggagaagaagggccGAGACGAccggggagaaggaggaaagaagatcAAGAAACGATGTGTCTGAGAAACGCGACTCAGGCACCAC TTCTTCTTTACAACTTTTGGTTGCCCCACCAACGCGCAAGGCCTATTCTTCCGTGGGTAGCCCTGGCGACGGTGCTGCTGTCACCTTGAAGAAGATGGAAATCAAGCCTCATGCACCATCAGTCTCGAGCAAACTGCAAGCACTTCGTGGCGAAAATAGTCTTGGTTCTTCTCCATCCCGCATTGACGCCAGGTTACGATTCCGCAGTGAACCGATAGTTGAGGACCAAGGGGGTTCGCAGAAAGTATCTGAAAGCAACGTGTTGGACGGGACCAGCACGTTCACAGATcaccgctgtctctcgccactgacgagagaaaaacgagacaacTTTGCGCGGTTCGGCCATGAGCATCAGCGAGACAAAAAGCCTTTTCAAGCGAGGGAAGCGGGAGTAGCGGGTATGGAAAGTCTTCTTGACCGGCTGCGTACAGTCCAGGAAATCAGACCCCacgctgcagaggcggctGCCTCACTTGCCATTTCTGGAGAAGTCGAGATCGGGAAG CGTGTGAGCTTTCGTAGAAGTGGACGCGAGGGAGACATCAACGCGCTTGAGTTGATGTCGACACACAAGACCAGCTCGCATAACATTGCCCAATCGCCGCTGAACTGCGACCGACAAGATGACAGAAATATCCGAGACATTCGGGAGCAATTGGCGGCTGTGCGCGACCAGCTGCAACGCTTGCCTAAGACTCGCAAGGCACAGAACGCTGTGGCGAGATGGAAACTCGTGCAAGAGCTGCAAACTCTGGAGGAGCAAGAGAAACTGCTCATGGAGCGAAGTTTGTCCGGGGGAGTACGctga
- a CDS encoding hypothetical protein (encoded by transcript TGME49_297460~Signal peptide predicted by SignalP 2.0 HMM (probability 0.994) with cleavage site probability 0.408 at residue 25), translated as MLLSVLVGLACIFAAWRLLLSPALSASGRPAVAEEEAKAVSSTAKEKKNKHRHHGQSHSFGQKKKSGDQEASKTTGGGSAPGKHPLHADVLKGISKFSTAAAVSSDGTVAAVAGSDATLHMFDLSGGVAPRGSPQPPRPHIVTRVQGEALSAIDFLPLSGGRIRIAGALENYRRLVIFELQKTDADKRKTLVETFRGDTPLQRNRVRWLVASKGEWICTASEEDDTEIRVWAPSGELLASVDTKQVQAFQFACSPYDGRFLGCAAWSPGVKLYEIKRKNGIFVKMEKAMDLRTSKGTKCLAVSPDNTRAVTLDKSGELTLWDISVRYFVSEDPKRLLAVPNALEAPCGADAVEKEEETVAEAFRTHVSQLAFSADGKVLICVAGMHLKFLDMHTFKPIQMIRYAHQRPIDTLVVPPSGAFILTAALDSRPQLWQVPTAAASS; from the exons ATGTTGCTGTCGGTGCTGGTCGgccttgcatgcatcttcGCTGCCTggaggcttcttctctcgccggcCCTCTCAGCCTCGGGGCGCCCAGCAGttgccgaggaagaagcgaaagctgtctcctccacggcaaaggaaaagaaaaacaagcatCGACACCATGGCCAGTCTCACTCATTCGgtcaaaagaaaaagagt GGAGACCAAGAGGCCTCAAAAACCACGGGCGGGGGGTCTGCGCCGGGAAAGCAcccgctgcatgcggacGTCCTCAAAGGCATTTCCAAGTTCTCAACGGCAGCGGCTGTCTCTTCAGACGGAA cgGTTGCAGCTGTCGCCGGGAGCGATGCGACCCTACACATGTTTGATCTCTCTGGAGGTGTAGCGCCGAGGGGGTCTCCTCAGCCTCCTCGGCCTCACATCGTCACACGCGTCCAAGGCGAGGCTCTCAGTGCCATCgacttccttcctctctctggcggAAGAATCCGAATTGCTGGCGCCTTAG AAAACTACCGACGACTGGTGATCTTCGAGCTCCAGAAAACCGATGCggacaagaggaagacgctcGTGGAG ACGttccgaggagacacccccCTGCAGCGGAATCGCGTGCGGTGGCTAGTTGCCTCCAAGGGGGAGTGGATTTGCACTGCTTCTGAGGAAGACGACACAGAG ATCAGAGTCTGGGCTCCGTCCGGTGAACTTCTGGCTTCGGTGGACACAAAACAAGTGCAAGCGTTTCaattcgcatgcagtccctACGATGGACG GTTCCTCGGATGTGCGGCGTGGTCCCCAGGCGTGAAGCTGTATGAAATCAAACGAAAAAATGGCATTTTTGTCAAG ATGGAGAAGGCCATGGATCTGCGGACCTCGAAAGGTACCAAGTGTCTGGCAGTTTCACCGGACAATACGCGCGCCGTTACCCTGGACAAGAGCGGCGAGCTGACTCTGTGGGACATCAGCGTTCGCTACTTTGTTTCAGAGGACCCgaagcgtctcctcgctgtgcCCAACGCCCTGGAGGCGCCGTGTGGAGCGGACGCagtcgagaaggaagaggagacagttgcCGAGGCCTTTCGGACGCATGTGTCTCAGTTAGCGTTTTCTGCCGACGGCAAGGTGCTTATTTGTGTCGCGGGGATGCACCTGAAATTCCTTGACATGCACACTTTCAAGCCCATCCAGATGATTCGCTACGCGCACCAAAGACCCATCGACACTCTCGTCGTCCCTCCCAGTGGAGCGTTCATCTTAACTGCTGCG ctggaTAGCCGGCCGCAGCTCTGGCAGGTGCCGACAGCCGCCGCGTCGTCGTAG